The following proteins are encoded in a genomic region of Takifugu rubripes chromosome 9, fTakRub1.2, whole genome shotgun sequence:
- the pot1 gene encoding protection of telomeres protein 1 isoform X1: MPVHLLSDGAGPPRQVPSHLSRIPITLINTSVDCTDRTVQGRVVHKGPLVPTAADSFILKAVVTEESEQIVGSINVILQGTLAQDFSQSVHQGDVVAASGFTVGKSPTRLRDKLHPFNLQLSGDHACVFVSREVPPHPPHPRSLAVVRRASAASTEVSRVTKVPKYMYVRLKDLKPGTVVNVYGVVVFFKQPFRTRGTDFCSSLKITDQSNQSVFCTIFCEKLEDHPKIFQIGDIIRLHRVKTQFFNDSIMLVNTFGFSVVTFDGGEGGPVEPRTSCQKFHFDETDGSTVEELRAWAAGQVKMPPSPLMRLSAVQPTNYFDLTCQLLAKASIDSTCTLLRVWDGSRCAHTLLKVNISPDIIEGPPSFSARKEELIANILVYDNHVEFTRQLKPGDFLRLYNLRAIPGSQKVPGLPSSQPAELHHLSFHLHGGTAYGRGLRILPENSSDVQELKRVLDLFEDDELNNSYLMDTWSTTPESSAGAEAAGGLELLDDRHPEQLSEVRRAGPGGVHHVRVQLRSYEPQKLHQLLKLYCSKCSSMQDVPDEELVENLFSQASRSPVPCDPPPWALSGMARLPPGPLKRTLSIHMSKQLVSEGKTTQLIFIMGSSLEEAIQLTSGYQNVVPVMSSGGHMTLLDLSAPFLFRGRKRFYGCRNCSDVVIKEPWGNGVELINEKTIAEAFGIQLMQFVFLMKFKLQDATDSLDVFLFRDAELFFGVTAEDAAANQEAQSRVCRMVESICPPEDSTGERPWLHLCLVSYSREDDFGQNQTCYQICHSAIASSSPDLQAPFHPPF; the protein is encoded by the exons GGGCAGGGCCACCTAGACAGGTACCATCTCATCTGAGCAGGATTCCCATCACACTCATCAATACCAGTGTGGACTGCACCGACAGGACAGTCCAG GGCAGAGTGGTGCACAAAGGTCCGCTGGTGCCGACGGCAGCTGACTCCTTTATCCTGAAGGCTGTGGTCACAG AAGAGTCTGAACAGATTGTGGGCTCAATTAACGTCATCCTGCAGGGTACGCTGGCTCAGGACTTCAGTCAATCCGTCCATCAAGGG GATGTGGTCGCAGCCTCTGGCTTCACTGTCGGCAAATCGCCTACACGTCTCAGGGACAAGCTTCACCCCTTTAACCTGCAGCTGTCTGGAGACCACGCCTGCGTGTTT GTGTCCCGAGAAGTGCCGCCGCATCCCCCCCACCCTCGATCCTTGGCAGTTGTAAGGAGAGCCAGCGCAGCCTCGACAGAG GTTTCCAGGGTGACCAAGGTTCCAAAGTACATGTATGTCAGACTGAAGGACCTGAAGCCTGGAACTGTGGTCAACGTGTATGGAGTGGTGGTTTTCTTCAAGCAGCCGTTCAGGACACGTGGAACCG ACTTCTGCTCCAGTCTGAAGATAACTGACCAGTCCAACCAAAGTGTCTTCTGCACCATCTTCTGTGAGAAGCTGGAGGACCATCCTAAAATCTTTCAAATCGGGGACATTATCCGCCTGCACAGAGTCAAG ACTCAGTTTTTCAATGACTCCATCATGTTGGTCAACACCTTTGGTTTCTCGGTGGTGACATTTGACGGCGGGGAGGGTGGACCCGTGGAGCCGAGAACCTCCTGCCAGAAGTTccactttgacgagacggatgGTTCtactgtggaggagctgcgggcCTGGGCTGCTGGCCAGGTGAAGATGCCCCCGTCCCCGTTGATGCGTCTGTCTGCAGTTCAGCCCACAAATTACTTTGACCTGACCTGCCAGCTGCTGGCCAAGGCCTCCATCGACTCCACCTGCACCCTGCTGAGG GTGTGGGACGGCTCCAGATGTGCTCACACACTCTTGAAAGTGAACATCAGTCCAGACATCATAGAGGGACCGCCGTCCTTCTCTGCACGGAAGGAGGAGCTCATTGCCAACATCCTGGTCTACGACAACCACGTGGAGTTCACGAGGCAGCTGAAG CCTGGAGATTTCCTGAGACTCTACAACCTGCGAGCGATTCCAGGATCCCAAAAGGTTCCTGGACTCCCCAGCAGTCAGCCAGCAGAGCTCCATCATTTGTCGTTCCACCTGCATGGAGGGACCGCTTATGGTCGAGGCCTTCGCATTCTACCAGAGAACAGCTCTGATGTGCAGGAACTGAAGAG AGTTTTAGACTTGTTTGAGGACGACGAGCTGAACAACTCGTACCTGATGGATACGTGGAGTACGACGCCTGAAAGTTCAGCAG gtgctgaagctgctggaggttTGGAACTGCTGGATG ATAGGCACCCAGAACAGCTGTCTGAGGTGAGGCGCGCCGGTCCGGGTGGTGTCCACCATGTCAGGGTCCAGCTGCGCTCCTACGAGCCGCAAAAACTTCACCAGCTCCTGAAGCTCTACTGCAGCAAGTGCAGCTCCAT GCAAGACGTCCCAGATGAAGAACTGGTAGAGAATTTATTCTCTCAGGCCTCCAGGAGCCCCGTCCCCTGTGACCCTCCACCCTGGGCTCTCTCTGGGATGGCCAGACTCCCACCAGGACCCTTAAAGCGGACTCTCAGCATTCACATGTCTAAACAGCTTGTGTCTGAGGGCAAAACCACACAGCTTATCTTCATCATGG GTTCTTCTCTGGAGGAAGCCATTCAGCTCACTTCTGGCTACCAGAACGTGGtccctgtgatgtcatcaggaggtcacatgactctgcTGGACCTGTCTGCACCGTTCTTGttcagaggcaggaagagaTTCTATGG GTGCAGAAACTGCTCAGACGTGGTAATAAAGGAGCCGTGGGGCAATGGCGTTGAGCTGATCAATGAAAAGACCATTGCTGAAG CCTTCGGCATCCAACTGATGCAATTTGTCTTTCTGATGAAGTTTAAGCTGCAAGATGCCACTGACAGTCTGGACGTCTTCCTGTTTAGGGATGCT GAGCTGTTCTTCGGTGTGACAGCAGAGGacgcagcagccaatcaggaggctCAAAGCCGCGTCTGCCGGATGGTGGAGTCCATCTGCCCACCAGAGGACAGCACTG GTGAGCGTCCGTGGCTCCATTTGTGTCTGGTGTCATACAGCAGAGAAGACGATTTTGGCCAGAACCAAACCTGTTATCAGATCTGCCACAGTGCCATTGCCTCGTCCAGCCCAGACCTCCAGGCTCCTTTCCACCCTCCCTTTTGA
- the pot1 gene encoding protection of telomeres protein 1 isoform X2 yields MPVHLLSDGAGPPRQVPSHLSRIPITLINTSVDCTDRTVQGRVVHKGPLVPTAADSFILKAVVTEESEQIVGSINVILQGTLAQDFSQSVHQGDVVAASGFTVGKSPTRLRDKLHPFNLQLSGDHACVFVSREVPPHPPHPRSLAVVRRASAASTEVSRVTKVPKYMYVRLKDLKPGTVVNVYGVVVFFKQPFRTRGTDFCSSLKITDQSNQSVFCTIFCEKLEDHPKIFQIGDIIRLHRVKTQFFNDSIMLVNTFGFSVVTFDGGEGGPVEPRTSCQKFHFDETDGSTVEELRAWAAGQVKMPPSPLMRLSAVQPTNYFDLTCQLLAKASIDSTCTLLRVWDGSRCAHTLLKVNISPDIIEGPPSFSARKEELIANILVYDNHVEFTRQLKPGDFLRLYNLRAIPGSQKVPGLPSSQPAELHHLSFHLHGGTAYGRGLRILPENSSDVQELKRVLDLFEDDELNNSYLMDTWSTTPESSAGAEAAGGLELLDDRHPEQLSEVRRAGPGGVHHVRVQLRSYEPQKLHQLLKLYCSKCSSMQDVPDEELVENLFSQASRSPVPCDPPPWALSGMARLPPGPLKRTLSIHMSKQLVSEGKTTQLIFIMGSSLEEAIQLTSGYQNVVPVMSSGGHMTLLDLSAPFLFRGRKRFYGCRNCSDVVIKEPWGNGVELINEKTIAEGT; encoded by the exons GGGCAGGGCCACCTAGACAGGTACCATCTCATCTGAGCAGGATTCCCATCACACTCATCAATACCAGTGTGGACTGCACCGACAGGACAGTCCAG GGCAGAGTGGTGCACAAAGGTCCGCTGGTGCCGACGGCAGCTGACTCCTTTATCCTGAAGGCTGTGGTCACAG AAGAGTCTGAACAGATTGTGGGCTCAATTAACGTCATCCTGCAGGGTACGCTGGCTCAGGACTTCAGTCAATCCGTCCATCAAGGG GATGTGGTCGCAGCCTCTGGCTTCACTGTCGGCAAATCGCCTACACGTCTCAGGGACAAGCTTCACCCCTTTAACCTGCAGCTGTCTGGAGACCACGCCTGCGTGTTT GTGTCCCGAGAAGTGCCGCCGCATCCCCCCCACCCTCGATCCTTGGCAGTTGTAAGGAGAGCCAGCGCAGCCTCGACAGAG GTTTCCAGGGTGACCAAGGTTCCAAAGTACATGTATGTCAGACTGAAGGACCTGAAGCCTGGAACTGTGGTCAACGTGTATGGAGTGGTGGTTTTCTTCAAGCAGCCGTTCAGGACACGTGGAACCG ACTTCTGCTCCAGTCTGAAGATAACTGACCAGTCCAACCAAAGTGTCTTCTGCACCATCTTCTGTGAGAAGCTGGAGGACCATCCTAAAATCTTTCAAATCGGGGACATTATCCGCCTGCACAGAGTCAAG ACTCAGTTTTTCAATGACTCCATCATGTTGGTCAACACCTTTGGTTTCTCGGTGGTGACATTTGACGGCGGGGAGGGTGGACCCGTGGAGCCGAGAACCTCCTGCCAGAAGTTccactttgacgagacggatgGTTCtactgtggaggagctgcgggcCTGGGCTGCTGGCCAGGTGAAGATGCCCCCGTCCCCGTTGATGCGTCTGTCTGCAGTTCAGCCCACAAATTACTTTGACCTGACCTGCCAGCTGCTGGCCAAGGCCTCCATCGACTCCACCTGCACCCTGCTGAGG GTGTGGGACGGCTCCAGATGTGCTCACACACTCTTGAAAGTGAACATCAGTCCAGACATCATAGAGGGACCGCCGTCCTTCTCTGCACGGAAGGAGGAGCTCATTGCCAACATCCTGGTCTACGACAACCACGTGGAGTTCACGAGGCAGCTGAAG CCTGGAGATTTCCTGAGACTCTACAACCTGCGAGCGATTCCAGGATCCCAAAAGGTTCCTGGACTCCCCAGCAGTCAGCCAGCAGAGCTCCATCATTTGTCGTTCCACCTGCATGGAGGGACCGCTTATGGTCGAGGCCTTCGCATTCTACCAGAGAACAGCTCTGATGTGCAGGAACTGAAGAG AGTTTTAGACTTGTTTGAGGACGACGAGCTGAACAACTCGTACCTGATGGATACGTGGAGTACGACGCCTGAAAGTTCAGCAG gtgctgaagctgctggaggttTGGAACTGCTGGATG ATAGGCACCCAGAACAGCTGTCTGAGGTGAGGCGCGCCGGTCCGGGTGGTGTCCACCATGTCAGGGTCCAGCTGCGCTCCTACGAGCCGCAAAAACTTCACCAGCTCCTGAAGCTCTACTGCAGCAAGTGCAGCTCCAT GCAAGACGTCCCAGATGAAGAACTGGTAGAGAATTTATTCTCTCAGGCCTCCAGGAGCCCCGTCCCCTGTGACCCTCCACCCTGGGCTCTCTCTGGGATGGCCAGACTCCCACCAGGACCCTTAAAGCGGACTCTCAGCATTCACATGTCTAAACAGCTTGTGTCTGAGGGCAAAACCACACAGCTTATCTTCATCATGG GTTCTTCTCTGGAGGAAGCCATTCAGCTCACTTCTGGCTACCAGAACGTGGtccctgtgatgtcatcaggaggtcacatgactctgcTGGACCTGTCTGCACCGTTCTTGttcagaggcaggaagagaTTCTATGG GTGCAGAAACTGCTCAGACGTGGTAATAAAGGAGCCGTGGGGCAATGGCGTTGAGCTGATCAATGAAAAGACCATTGCTGAAGGTACATGA